From the Cohaesibacter sp. ES.047 genome, one window contains:
- a CDS encoding efflux RND transporter permease subunit yields MTRQQMLKGMTRLFVARPILAFVINLLIIIAGIAAVMGVEVREMPDVDQPSLSVRTSYDGASAEVVDREVTSVLEDAFGALDGIKAISSTSSYGRSRITLDLNSGADVDIAANEAREIVSQTLRQLPDDVDDPTVRKSDADADPIIRLALSGSQSLAQLTSLAEGMITDRLSLVDGIAEITVTGSQAKEFRLTVSMPSLLARGLTLGDVTKTLRTLRNDYALGSIESDTSTTILRSVSPDVTAELVGGLRINSTTYVADIADVQFTAEDTTQSARVNGRPSIGIDIVRQSVGNTLTISQDVRTAVSELQQQLPDNVSLTITTDDGVFIQGSIEEVSKSILMAIGIVIVVIFLFLRSWRATLIPALAIPVALIGTIAAIWIVGFSINTISLLALVLATGMVVDDAIVVVENIVRRRHEGEGPRLAAITGSNEVFFAVISTTATLAAVFIPISFLPGQAGGVFSEFGFVLAFCVTLSTVVALTMAPMLASLLDPGKPSRKMIKADEEARENGQTEPKDGPIAGLFHKVIDQSIRLPFLTLGIAMAFAVFAVGASQNLTSTLTPPEDRGMFFIIAIAPVGSTNDYMSTQIEEVEGILEPYRDSGEVTSVLSLIGRGGGQLAFVIVRLADWSVRERDQATIGAEFNKKLSVVSGIRVLVRSPNSLGIRGGGSGLQFAVTGNNYETLVKGADKLIAAMNADPVFTNAQLSRSDSSPQISVDIDRDRALELGITPDTIADTISAMTQGLTATSVFIDGEEVDLLMKPGGKPINDPSDLEQIFARTNDGNIIPLSSVATFEQGLSQASYSRENGSLAVGVRANVANGVALGQSVSRVRELASEALPLGTGITLLGEAAELDSSRSGTIMIFAIAAIIVFLVLSAQFESFVSAIIIMLTVPFGLAAAMLAITITGGTLNYYSQIGLVMLIGVMAKNGILIVEFANQLRERGQDIDSAIRDAVRLRIRPVMMTMVSTVFGGLPLILTSGAGAEARTAVGWVVVGGLGFATVFTLFLIPVLYRWIAPFGGEPGGAAHKVQREAEAHALKSEQPSPAE; encoded by the coding sequence ATGACCAGACAGCAGATGCTGAAGGGCATGACAAGACTCTTCGTAGCCCGCCCCATTCTGGCCTTCGTCATCAATTTGCTCATCATCATCGCCGGGATCGCTGCGGTCATGGGCGTGGAAGTGCGCGAAATGCCTGACGTCGACCAGCCGTCCCTGTCCGTGCGTACGAGCTATGACGGCGCATCGGCAGAAGTGGTCGACCGCGAGGTTACATCCGTGCTTGAGGATGCCTTTGGCGCTCTGGATGGTATCAAGGCGATTTCTTCAACCTCCAGCTACGGTCGCAGCCGGATCACCCTTGATCTGAACAGTGGCGCAGATGTTGACATCGCAGCGAATGAGGCACGTGAGATCGTCTCCCAGACCCTGCGCCAGTTGCCTGACGATGTGGATGATCCAACGGTGCGCAAAAGCGACGCCGATGCCGACCCGATCATTCGGCTTGCGCTGTCGGGCAGCCAGAGCCTTGCTCAGTTGACCTCGCTGGCCGAAGGCATGATCACCGACAGGCTGTCCCTTGTTGACGGCATCGCAGAAATCACCGTAACCGGTTCGCAGGCCAAGGAATTCCGTCTCACCGTGTCGATGCCATCGCTCCTTGCGCGTGGTCTGACACTCGGGGACGTGACCAAAACCTTGAGAACCCTGCGCAACGATTATGCGCTGGGGTCCATCGAGAGCGATACCAGCACCACGATCCTGCGCTCTGTCAGTCCGGACGTGACCGCAGAATTGGTCGGTGGCCTCAGGATCAACAGCACGACCTATGTTGCCGATATTGCCGATGTGCAGTTCACCGCAGAAGACACCACCCAGTCCGCGCGCGTCAACGGGCGTCCGTCGATCGGCATCGATATCGTGCGCCAATCGGTGGGCAACACCCTGACAATTTCGCAGGACGTGCGCACCGCAGTCTCCGAGTTGCAACAGCAATTGCCGGACAACGTGTCCCTGACCATCACCACCGATGACGGTGTCTTCATTCAGGGCTCCATTGAGGAAGTGTCCAAGTCGATCCTGATGGCCATTGGCATCGTGATCGTGGTGATATTCCTCTTCTTGCGGTCCTGGCGAGCAACGCTCATTCCGGCTCTGGCCATCCCTGTGGCTCTCATCGGCACCATCGCCGCCATCTGGATTGTCGGCTTCTCCATCAACACAATCAGTCTGCTTGCACTCGTGCTTGCCACCGGCATGGTCGTCGATGATGCGATTGTCGTGGTCGAGAATATCGTGCGGCGTCGCCATGAAGGGGAGGGGCCAAGGCTCGCGGCCATCACCGGGTCGAACGAGGTTTTCTTTGCCGTCATCTCCACCACCGCGACCCTTGCGGCGGTGTTCATCCCGATTTCCTTCTTGCCCGGACAGGCTGGCGGTGTTTTTTCCGAATTCGGGTTCGTGCTCGCCTTTTGTGTCACCCTGTCCACGGTTGTCGCGCTCACCATGGCGCCCATGCTGGCTTCACTCCTCGATCCGGGCAAACCATCGCGGAAGATGATCAAGGCGGATGAAGAAGCGCGCGAGAATGGGCAAACCGAACCGAAGGATGGACCGATTGCCGGTCTCTTCCACAAGGTGATTGATCAGTCCATCCGCCTGCCATTCCTCACCCTTGGCATCGCCATGGCCTTCGCGGTCTTCGCCGTCGGTGCATCCCAGAACCTTACCAGCACGCTGACGCCGCCCGAGGATCGGGGGATGTTCTTCATCATCGCCATTGCGCCGGTCGGCTCGACCAACGACTACATGAGCACGCAGATCGAAGAGGTTGAGGGGATTCTGGAGCCCTATCGCGATAGCGGCGAGGTGACATCTGTCCTCAGCCTGATCGGACGCGGTGGTGGGCAGCTTGCCTTCGTCATCGTCCGGCTAGCCGACTGGTCCGTGCGTGAGCGGGATCAGGCCACCATAGGTGCGGAGTTCAACAAAAAGCTGTCCGTGGTTTCAGGCATCCGCGTTTTGGTGCGCAGTCCCAACTCTCTGGGGATTCGCGGCGGCGGATCGGGGCTACAGTTCGCGGTGACAGGCAACAATTATGAGACTTTGGTTAAAGGAGCCGACAAGCTGATTGCTGCGATGAATGCCGATCCGGTTTTCACCAACGCGCAATTGAGCCGGAGTGACTCGTCCCCTCAGATCAGCGTTGATATCGACCGCGACAGGGCGTTGGAACTCGGAATAACGCCTGACACCATCGCTGATACCATCTCGGCCATGACACAAGGGTTGACCGCGACATCGGTCTTCATCGACGGGGAGGAAGTCGACCTTCTGATGAAGCCTGGCGGCAAACCGATCAATGACCCCAGCGATCTGGAGCAGATCTTTGCCCGCACGAACGATGGCAACATCATTCCTCTGTCCTCCGTCGCCACCTTTGAGCAAGGGCTTAGTCAAGCATCCTACTCGCGTGAAAACGGGTCCCTTGCCGTGGGCGTGCGCGCCAACGTCGCCAACGGCGTGGCGCTTGGGCAATCCGTCTCCCGCGTCCGCGAACTGGCAAGCGAAGCCTTGCCTCTTGGCACCGGCATTACCCTGCTGGGAGAAGCTGCCGAACTCGATTCCAGTCGGTCCGGCACGATCATGATTTTCGCCATCGCGGCGATCATCGTGTTTCTGGTGCTCTCGGCGCAGTTCGAAAGCTTTGTGTCGGCGATCATCATCATGCTGACGGTGCCTTTCGGCCTTGCTGCAGCCATGCTCGCGATCACCATAACCGGCGGTACGCTCAACTATTACAGCCAGATCGGCCTCGTCATGTTGATCGGGGTGATGGCCAAGAACGGCATTCTGATTGTCGAGTTTGCCAACCAGCTGCGTGAGCGTGGGCAGGATATCGACAGTGCCATTCGCGATGCAGTTCGGTTGCGTATCCGGCCTGTAATGATGACCATGGTGTCGACTGTCTTCGGTGGCCTTCCGCTTATCCTCACATCAGGTGCCGGGGCCGAGGCGCGCACGGCCGTCGGTTGGGTCGTGGTCGGGGGGCTTGGTTTTGCCACTGTCTTCACGCTGTTCCTGATACCCGTTCTGTATCGCTGGATTGCCCCCTTTGGCGGGGAACCGGGCGGCGCTGCTCACAAAGTGCAGCGGGAAGCAGAGGCTCACGCGCTAAAAAGCGAGCAGCCTTCACCTGCCGAATGA
- a CDS encoding aldehyde dehydrogenase family protein: MSVTLAELAREIAQDLTWSNLIGGKPQPAISGETLGLVSPSDGEDFCFIPRSGLEDVEAAIDAARDAFELGPWARTSATERGRVLMRLSELIKQNHMELTALESRDTGKPLRQADADITVAARYFEFYGSAADKIAGDTIPTLDGYTALTLREPHGVVGSIIPWNYPAQIGSRVIASALAMGNCLVMKPSEEACLSILRIAELAGEAGVPDGVINVVCGLGEEAGAALSSHSDIDYLTFTGSPEVGALVQRAAAVNHIGTTMELGGKSPQILFADADLEEALPVITKAIIQNAGQTCSAGSRLLVQREIWDMVVLGLQERFDGLVANRHDADADLGPLISRSQAERLETFMSLAHEMEIPVLAAGTIAEDAPQGGYYTVPILFGPVPTDSALAQQEIFGPFLSMIPFADEEEAARIANGTPFGLVAGVWTDDAKRAMRMARAIRAGQVFINSYGAGGGVELPFGGVKKSGHGREKGLAGLYEMSAIKTVVMNHG, translated from the coding sequence ATGTCCGTCACATTGGCCGAACTGGCCCGCGAAATTGCTCAGGATCTCACCTGGTCCAATCTGATTGGCGGCAAACCGCAACCTGCCATCAGTGGCGAAACACTCGGTCTGGTGAGCCCGTCGGATGGAGAGGATTTTTGCTTCATTCCTCGCTCGGGTCTGGAGGATGTGGAAGCGGCCATCGATGCGGCACGTGACGCCTTCGAGCTTGGACCATGGGCGCGCACAAGTGCGACCGAGCGCGGGCGTGTGCTCATGCGCCTTTCCGAGCTGATCAAGCAAAACCACATGGAGCTCACCGCACTCGAAAGCCGGGACACTGGCAAGCCCTTGCGTCAGGCCGATGCGGACATAACCGTCGCTGCCCGCTATTTCGAATTCTACGGCAGTGCTGCGGACAAGATTGCCGGCGACACCATCCCAACCCTTGATGGCTACACGGCGCTCACACTGCGTGAACCGCACGGGGTGGTCGGCTCGATCATTCCATGGAATTATCCCGCCCAGATTGGCTCGCGTGTCATCGCTTCGGCGCTGGCCATGGGCAACTGTCTGGTCATGAAACCATCGGAAGAAGCCTGCCTGTCGATCCTGCGCATTGCGGAACTGGCGGGTGAAGCGGGTGTGCCCGATGGGGTGATCAATGTCGTCTGCGGTCTTGGCGAGGAAGCGGGGGCTGCCCTGTCCTCCCATTCCGACATCGACTATCTCACCTTCACCGGCTCTCCCGAAGTCGGTGCCCTCGTGCAGCGTGCCGCCGCCGTCAATCACATTGGCACCACGATGGAGCTGGGCGGCAAAAGCCCCCAGATCCTGTTTGCCGACGCCGATCTGGAAGAAGCGCTGCCGGTGATCACCAAGGCCATCATCCAGAATGCGGGCCAGACCTGTTCAGCCGGCTCGCGCCTTCTGGTGCAGCGGGAAATCTGGGACATGGTGGTGCTCGGCCTGCAGGAGCGCTTCGATGGTCTGGTGGCCAATCGTCACGACGCTGACGCAGATCTAGGCCCGCTCATCTCCCGCTCTCAGGCCGAACGCCTTGAAACCTTCATGAGCCTTGCACACGAGATGGAAATTCCGGTGCTCGCCGCTGGAACGATCGCAGAGGATGCCCCGCAAGGCGGCTATTATACTGTGCCGATCCTTTTTGGCCCCGTTCCCACGGACAGTGCCCTTGCACAACAAGAGATCTTCGGTCCGTTCCTGTCGATGATCCCCTTTGCCGATGAAGAAGAAGCCGCGCGCATCGCCAATGGCACCCCCTTCGGTCTTGTTGCCGGTGTCTGGACTGACGACGCCAAGCGCGCCATGCGCATGGCACGGGCCATCCGCGCAGGTCAGGTCTTCATCAACAGCTATGGCGCGGGCGGCGGCGTGGAACTGCCCTTTGGAGGCGTCAAAAAATCAGGCCATGGCCGCGAGAAGGGCCTTGCTGGCCTTTATGAAATGTCCGCCATCAAGACCGTGGTCATGAACCACGGCTGA
- a CDS encoding ATP-binding protein codes for MSISHPSTLAMPFLTLTANPAIGAVLLDSRPAWVWNEEGNRILWSNRAGLDFFSVDSMHTLLDRRFGDVHPARRHLARLARNARAEAPILDRLRFFLGETTVTTSCLCKRLQVEGETVLLVIATERTGENHSCEENARYLVESLAADGGIAAAFVDSGGQPWTSAGEEDDSLKGHWETLFRDQGRLHVMIAESNTPLRLAACTILADEPQGDGQGDRPDPLAALVRIGEEQDRHYLVLLHRPDNLDEQMAENLHLLTSAFDDGTDGEPQALSSAEISELFPDIFNEDVDHPHPGADQDLHRDSDVKPFLFDDHSKGFSGTEHLGSGSAPVRLVTEATDHGADDPKVVHLTVGSDKPQTDSRVTLGHETEQADQGGEFRFDGTAGPCHFIWESDEVGRFTLVSDDLAKAVGPAHAALVGKDWPEIADWLTIDDDRKVDQAFQSRDTWAGLTVYWPVEGHDLIVPIELTGLPVFGRYHGFQGFRGFGVCHINRAQTAPIDEKSDQSGPNAPFETITTPQFDARSELLSDELLQVARTAVATTEAVISPVSGDDGAADTDRNAPEDKVTAVSEEPRDPHEEATGGEDKTVDEAQSHSATKRLSLARNPYDLVTSLLQPPEPGCEEEPSSETSEETGSSPEMDDSHALSLGERSAFDSIAAALMESARPRLDDRDEMDDDYEEPVLIDDEEDEGDADRASVTALSEEAATLLKEQNVFDFGETPTAPKTPEVSPPEPSRQAPKRDTALRSATSAAFQEIMVLDPIFRSLRERSAGLNHAGAEETAPEDKAPADLIAEDATPEEPAASTPVDEDDAHVATSEDAPDEPQDESSIEGKDDADEELSVRDQVDDIESPAPVDEDDDSEDTSEPAEPMTIRESSMVLAAATVAGVAALEDSSLWDRKTDSPLIDLLNKIPTAILVSANSEILFASRKALRDLGYESAATLEEAGGMEGLFTGRPGDWLTKTDGRTTLRGADHAHRSVLACISSINWGDKPAAMLTFEPAPDTAPGTGVSEEDEKIAELEAILDTATDGVVVMDETGHILRMNHSAEALFEVDRHEVAGNSFLDLIMEESHKDVLDYLERLKNNSFASLLNDGRDIIGRVPSGGMIPLFITLGRVAIPGTNRFCAVLRDVTEWKRTEETIISEKLRAETASKQKSEFLTRVSHEIRTPLNAILGFSEVMMEEQFGPIGSERYKDYLKDISVSGNHIMALLNDIMDLSKVESGKLDLNFEATPLNRLVAEGVGIMQPQANREQIIIRTSLASSLPQIAGDDRSLRQVVLNLLSNALKFTPAGGQVIVSTLQEESGDVVLRIRDTGIGMNEEDIQSALEPFRQLASNRQNDGIGLGLPLTKALVEANRGRLRLSSKEKHGTLVEVSFPKQRVIETDEESEEAETLV; via the coding sequence ATGTCCATTTCTCATCCTTCCACTCTGGCGATGCCGTTTTTGACGCTGACAGCCAATCCGGCGATCGGTGCGGTGTTGCTCGATTCGCGTCCGGCATGGGTGTGGAATGAAGAGGGAAACCGGATCCTCTGGTCGAATCGGGCTGGTCTCGATTTCTTCAGCGTTGACAGCATGCATACGCTGCTGGATCGTCGCTTCGGTGATGTTCATCCCGCTAGGCGACATCTCGCCCGCCTCGCGCGCAACGCACGGGCTGAAGCGCCGATTCTCGACCGTCTGAGATTCTTTCTGGGTGAAACGACCGTGACGACCTCCTGTCTGTGCAAGCGGCTACAGGTCGAAGGCGAAACGGTCCTGCTGGTCATCGCCACCGAGCGGACCGGTGAGAATCACTCTTGCGAGGAAAACGCCCGGTATCTGGTTGAGTCTCTGGCCGCTGATGGTGGCATAGCCGCCGCGTTTGTCGATTCCGGCGGCCAACCCTGGACCTCTGCGGGGGAAGAGGACGACAGTCTCAAGGGTCACTGGGAAACGCTTTTCCGCGATCAGGGTCGGCTCCACGTCATGATTGCAGAATCCAATACCCCTTTGCGGCTGGCGGCCTGCACGATCCTTGCGGATGAGCCACAAGGGGACGGACAGGGAGATCGGCCTGACCCGCTCGCGGCGCTCGTGCGCATCGGCGAAGAACAGGACAGACATTATCTGGTGCTGCTGCATCGACCGGACAATCTGGACGAGCAGATGGCGGAAAACCTTCATCTGCTGACCAGTGCATTTGATGACGGCACGGACGGCGAACCGCAGGCTCTGTCTAGCGCGGAAATATCCGAACTGTTCCCGGACATTTTCAATGAGGACGTCGATCATCCCCACCCTGGAGCCGATCAGGATTTGCATCGTGACAGCGATGTGAAGCCCTTTTTGTTTGACGATCATTCCAAAGGCTTCTCCGGCACCGAGCATCTTGGCTCGGGCTCAGCTCCGGTGCGACTGGTGACCGAGGCCACCGATCACGGAGCAGATGATCCAAAGGTCGTGCATCTGACGGTTGGCTCCGATAAGCCTCAAACGGATAGCCGCGTCACCCTGGGGCACGAGACGGAACAGGCCGATCAGGGCGGAGAGTTCCGGTTTGACGGCACCGCTGGTCCTTGCCATTTCATCTGGGAAAGCGATGAAGTGGGCCGTTTCACGCTCGTTTCAGACGATCTTGCCAAAGCGGTTGGCCCTGCCCACGCGGCCCTTGTTGGCAAGGATTGGCCAGAAATCGCTGACTGGTTGACCATCGATGACGACCGGAAAGTCGATCAGGCGTTTCAATCTCGCGACACCTGGGCGGGTTTGACGGTTTACTGGCCCGTGGAAGGGCATGACCTGATCGTTCCCATTGAGCTGACCGGCCTTCCCGTCTTCGGACGCTATCACGGGTTTCAGGGTTTTCGCGGCTTCGGCGTCTGCCATATCAATCGCGCTCAAACGGCTCCTATTGACGAAAAAAGCGACCAGAGCGGCCCCAATGCCCCCTTTGAGACCATCACAACGCCACAGTTTGACGCTAGAAGCGAGCTTTTGTCGGATGAATTGCTTCAAGTCGCCCGCACAGCCGTTGCAACGACCGAAGCAGTGATTTCCCCCGTGTCCGGCGACGATGGAGCAGCGGACACGGATAGAAATGCGCCCGAAGACAAGGTGACAGCAGTGTCTGAAGAGCCAAGAGATCCACATGAGGAGGCCACCGGAGGAGAGGACAAGACTGTTGATGAGGCGCAGAGCCATTCTGCGACCAAGCGTTTGTCCCTGGCGCGCAATCCCTATGATCTCGTGACGTCCCTGCTGCAACCACCTGAACCGGGATGCGAAGAAGAGCCCTCCTCTGAGACATCCGAGGAAACCGGATCATCGCCTGAAATGGACGATAGTCATGCGCTCAGCCTTGGCGAACGCAGTGCTTTCGACTCGATAGCCGCCGCGCTGATGGAAAGTGCCCGCCCCCGGCTCGATGACCGCGACGAAATGGATGACGATTACGAAGAGCCCGTTCTCATTGATGACGAGGAAGACGAAGGCGACGCTGATCGGGCCTCTGTTACCGCCTTGTCCGAGGAAGCGGCAACCCTTCTGAAGGAACAGAATGTCTTCGACTTTGGCGAAACGCCGACAGCGCCGAAGACGCCCGAAGTCAGCCCTCCCGAGCCATCCAGACAAGCCCCCAAACGTGACACAGCGTTGCGCTCGGCGACCTCTGCGGCATTTCAGGAAATCATGGTGCTGGACCCGATCTTCCGCAGCTTACGGGAGCGGAGCGCCGGGTTGAACCATGCAGGAGCGGAAGAAACGGCCCCCGAGGATAAAGCGCCTGCCGATTTGATCGCTGAGGACGCGACACCTGAAGAACCGGCAGCTTCGACACCGGTTGATGAGGATGACGCGCACGTTGCCACTTCTGAGGATGCGCCTGATGAGCCGCAGGATGAGAGCTCCATCGAAGGCAAGGATGATGCGGACGAAGAGTTGAGCGTGCGCGATCAGGTCGACGACATCGAATCTCCGGCCCCGGTTGATGAGGATGACGATAGCGAAGACACATCCGAGCCAGCCGAACCGATGACCATTCGGGAAAGCTCGATGGTGCTTGCGGCTGCAACCGTTGCCGGTGTGGCAGCGCTTGAGGATTCGTCGCTTTGGGACCGCAAGACCGATTCGCCGCTGATTGATCTGCTCAACAAGATCCCGACCGCCATTCTGGTGTCGGCCAATTCGGAAATTCTCTTTGCGTCCAGAAAGGCCCTGCGGGACCTTGGCTACGAGTCGGCGGCGACCCTTGAGGAAGCCGGAGGCATGGAAGGTCTCTTTACCGGACGTCCCGGTGACTGGCTGACCAAGACCGATGGCCGGACGACCCTGCGCGGGGCAGATCACGCACACCGCTCTGTTCTTGCCTGCATTTCCTCGATCAATTGGGGCGACAAACCCGCCGCGATGCTGACGTTCGAGCCCGCACCCGATACAGCTCCGGGCACGGGCGTTTCGGAAGAAGACGAGAAGATCGCCGAACTCGAAGCGATCCTGGACACCGCCACCGATGGCGTCGTGGTCATGGACGAAACGGGCCATATCCTGCGCATGAACCATTCTGCCGAAGCGCTGTTCGAAGTCGACCGGCATGAAGTGGCGGGCAACAGTTTCCTTGATCTGATCATGGAAGAGAGCCACAAGGATGTGCTCGATTATCTGGAGCGTTTGAAAAACAACAGCTTTGCGAGCCTGCTGAATGACGGGCGCGATATCATCGGTCGGGTGCCGAGTGGCGGCATGATACCGCTGTTCATCACACTCGGGCGGGTGGCCATTCCGGGAACCAATCGCTTCTGCGCCGTCTTGCGCGATGTGACCGAATGGAAGCGCACCGAAGAAACAATCATCAGCGAGAAATTGCGCGCTGAAACGGCGAGCAAGCAGAAATCGGAATTCCTCACCCGGGTGAGCCACGAGATCCGGACGCCACTCAATGCCATTCTGGGCTTTTCCGAAGTGATGATGGAAGAGCAGTTCGGCCCCATCGGCTCTGAACGCTACAAGGATTATCTCAAGGACATCAGCGTCTCGGGGAACCATATCATGGCCCTGCTCAACGACATCATGGATCTGTCCAAGGTGGAGTCGGGCAAGCTGGACCTCAACTTCGAAGCGACGCCGCTCAACAGGCTGGTTGCCGAAGGAGTTGGCATCATGCAGCCACAGGCCAACCGCGAGCAGATCATCATCCGCACGTCTCTCGCCTCCAGCCTGCCCCAAATTGCTGGCGATGACCGGTCCCTCAGGCAGGTGGTGCTCAACCTACTGTCCAATGCGCTCAAGTTCACGCCCGCAGGCGGTCAGGTAATCGTCTCGACATTGCAGGAAGAAAGCGGCGATGTGGTGCTGCGCATCCGGGACACCGGCATCGGCATGAACGAGGAAGACATCCAGTCGGCGCTCGAACCCTTCCGCCAATTGGCCAGCAACCGCCAGAACGATGGCATCGGGCTTGGGTTGCCTCTGACCAAGGCGCTGGTCGAGGCCAACCGTGGACGTCTGCGGCTAAGTAGCAAGGAAAAGCACGGCACGCTGGTCGAGGTCTCCTTCCCCAAGCAGCGCGTCATCGAGACAGACGAAGAAAGCGAAGAAGCCGAAACTCTGGTGTAA
- a CDS encoding efflux RND transporter periplasmic adaptor subunit has product MKHIISIVLAAVLVAAVYVSQFGIPHALKFGSGTSEQGEAVPSATAGRDGPPAGRRRGSGSTIVTLAKVEFKSYKDSFSAVGTGLAEKSVSLVSEVSGQIKDVMFDGTQTVEKGDVLIRLDDESERINVDIAKTKLETAEDSLERYRTLHQRNSGVVTAVTMKEAEAAVAVARSNLALAEVSLRERVIHSPIAGRLGLSDLEVGDFLANGTTIVDINNTETIRVTFELPERAINILSLDKKVKAETPAIRGRQFEGRIVAFDSQIDQTTRTVTVKAAIDNKDGQLWPGMTFTVTLVQESEPLASIPAIALTWTRDGTQIWVAKDGKVEPLPVVYRKREDDTIWIEGDVESGMDVVVDGVHKLRPGASITVASPEASSETTEGTE; this is encoded by the coding sequence ATGAAGCACATAATCAGCATCGTGCTCGCCGCGGTTCTTGTTGCAGCGGTCTATGTTTCTCAGTTTGGTATCCCGCATGCTCTGAAGTTCGGCTCAGGAACGTCAGAGCAGGGGGAGGCCGTTCCGTCTGCGACTGCCGGGCGTGATGGCCCGCCTGCCGGACGACGTCGCGGCTCCGGCTCCACCATTGTGACTCTGGCAAAAGTGGAATTCAAAAGCTACAAGGACAGCTTCAGCGCTGTTGGCACCGGACTGGCCGAGAAGAGCGTTTCGCTTGTCTCCGAAGTGTCCGGCCAGATCAAGGACGTCATGTTCGACGGCACCCAGACCGTCGAGAAAGGGGATGTTCTCATTCGGCTGGATGACGAGAGCGAGCGGATCAATGTCGACATTGCCAAGACCAAGCTTGAAACCGCCGAGGATAGCCTCGAGCGGTATCGGACCCTGCATCAGCGCAACAGTGGCGTCGTGACCGCGGTTACAATGAAAGAAGCTGAAGCGGCGGTTGCCGTGGCGCGCAGCAATCTCGCTCTTGCCGAAGTATCCTTGCGTGAGCGGGTCATTCACAGCCCGATTGCGGGTCGATTGGGGCTTTCGGATCTTGAGGTCGGCGATTTTCTGGCCAACGGCACGACCATCGTCGATATCAACAACACAGAAACCATTCGCGTCACCTTCGAACTGCCGGAACGCGCCATCAACATCCTGTCGCTCGACAAGAAGGTCAAGGCCGAGACACCCGCCATTCGGGGCAGACAGTTCGAAGGCCGGATTGTTGCCTTTGACAGCCAGATCGACCAGACCACCCGTACGGTGACCGTAAAAGCGGCCATAGATAACAAAGACGGACAGCTTTGGCCCGGCATGACCTTCACGGTTACCCTCGTGCAGGAAAGCGAGCCCCTTGCCTCCATTCCTGCCATCGCCCTTACCTGGACCCGCGACGGAACCCAGATCTGGGTGGCCAAGGACGGCAAGGTTGAGCCGCTGCCGGTTGTCTACCGCAAGCGTGAGGACGATACCATCTGGATCGAAGGAGACGTCGAGTCGGGTATGGATGTGGTCGTCGATGGCGTCCACAAGCTGCGTCCGGGAGCCAGCATTACCGTGGCCTCGCCCGAGGCCTCCAGTGAGACCACGGAGGGCACCGAATGA
- a CDS encoding glucose 1-dehydrogenase, with protein sequence MTEPVGRLAGKIAIVTGAASGFGKGIARRFTAEGAKVVIADLNEEGLEKLAKDIGATPVRADVTEPEDVDRMIKAAGALGGLDILINNAGFTHRNTSMLEVSDEEFDRIFNVNVKAVFLAAKRAIPLMRLRGGGVILNTASTAGLRPRPGLVAYNSSKGAVISMTKSMAIELAPEQIRVNALCPVAGETGMLPLFMGEDTPEMRDKFRSSIPIGRLSTPRDMANAALYLASDEADFITGVALEVDGGRCI encoded by the coding sequence ATGACGGAACCAGTCGGCCGACTTGCAGGCAAAATCGCGATTGTCACGGGGGCCGCGTCCGGGTTTGGTAAGGGCATTGCCCGTCGCTTTACCGCAGAAGGGGCCAAGGTGGTAATCGCAGATCTCAACGAAGAGGGGCTTGAGAAGCTTGCCAAGGACATTGGCGCAACACCGGTCAGGGCCGATGTGACGGAGCCTGAGGATGTGGATCGCATGATCAAGGCCGCAGGTGCGCTCGGTGGGCTTGACATCCTCATCAACAATGCCGGCTTCACCCACCGCAATACCTCCATGCTGGAGGTCTCCGACGAAGAATTCGACCGCATATTCAACGTCAATGTCAAAGCCGTCTTTTTGGCAGCCAAGCGAGCCATACCACTGATGCGCCTGCGCGGAGGTGGCGTGATTCTCAACACCGCTTCCACCGCAGGCCTAAGGCCGCGCCCCGGGCTGGTTGCCTACAACAGCTCGAAAGGGGCGGTGATCTCCATGACCAAGAGCATGGCCATCGAGTTGGCGCCTGAGCAGATCCGCGTCAATGCCCTGTGTCCGGTGGCAGGCGAGACGGGCATGCTGCCGCTCTTCATGGGAGAGGATACGCCGGAAATGCGGGACAAATTCCGGTCCTCGATTCCCATCGGACGGTTGTCGACCCCGCGCGACATGGCCAATGCTGCGCTTTATCTCGCCAGCGATGAGGCTGATTTCATCACCGGCGTGGCGCTGGAAGTCGATGGCGGCCGCTGCATCTAG